The Endozoicomonas sp. 4G DNA segment ACCGGTCAGATTAACATCGGCATCCGGTGAAGTTCTGCCTGTTCACGTGCTTGATCATGAGTAGTCCGGTGGCATCAACTCTGCCGCAACCACCCATCAAACGGCTGTCATTTTTATCAGGAGTGCACTCTCGGGTTGCAGTGGATGCAACCCTATCTTGTACACGAAGCTGTCATCTCAAGAGTGTCTATTCCTGAAAGGTACAACAATGTTCTTACCGCAGGATGTAACAGAAGTTCCCGCAGCTTGGATTCACCTAATAACTGAAGTGTTGCAGGTTGAAATAGGTAAGTTCTGAGTTCGCCTACTGACATTTGTAAAAGATTTCTCAAAAATTCGACAACCATAACGTTTTCTAAAAGTTGTTTGACCTCGGGTTTGGAAAATAGAGTGCTCAAACTTTTACGAATTCTTGCCATTGTGGAGTCATATTGCTCTTTTTTATCTACTGGCAAACCGCACAGGATGTAGCCATTGCATAATTTTTTTAAATATTGCATTCGATCTTGAATCGCGAGGGAACAGTTTGAGCATAGGCATTGAATTTCTGAAGCTGCCATTTGTTGAAGCTCGGTGCCGCAAAACAAACAAGCATCAGAATGGGTTTTGGATGAGAAAAGGAATATAAATAAAGGAAATGCCATTATTTTATTCATACTTTGAGCCTTAAGCGCAAAGGCTGAAGAATAGCAGAATAAAAAAATCCAGCGGGTTGAATTCAAAGAGCAGTGATCTCACTGACTTCCTCTTTTTCTGGCTGGTAGCCTTTACCTTGACTGTGAGTGCCCAGCGAGTCAGCAACTTGCTGCATTAAACTATTATTCTTCAATACATAAATAGTTTCTTGTTCCCGCTCCCAGTCGTCGGCACTGATCACCACAAAGTCTTCACCATTGCGCCGTGTGACTTTAAGCGGAGTGCGATTGCCCACCACTCTCTCTATAAAGCTTTTCAGGTTATCCCTGAACTGATTGACGCTGACGCTCTCCGTAAACCACTCCATAAACTGTCCAATTCTAATGTACGGATTCACCATACACTGTAGTAAGCTAACTTTGAAAAGACAATTCATCATCCTTCTGAATTCATCAGGCCGATTATCCGGCCTTTACTATGCCGGTCTCATCTTGCAGATCACCTCTGTCTTCAAGCAATGCAACGCTCGAGGTGAGCGACTCTGTTAAGTTGATGTTCTTTTCTTCCAGAAGTGCTT contains these protein-coding regions:
- a CDS encoding type II toxin-antitoxin system Phd/YefM family antitoxin yields the protein MEWFTESVSVNQFRDNLKSFIERVVGNRTPLKVTRRNGEDFVVISADDWEREQETIYVLKNNSLMQQVADSLGTHSQGKGYQPEKEEVSEITAL